One Pseudomonas sp. AN-1 genomic region harbors:
- a CDS encoding catechol 2,3-dioxygenase — MAMTGVLRPGHAQVRVLNLEESVLFYRDVLGLVETGRDAQGRVYFKCWDERDHHSYVIREADSAGIDFFGFKVLDKATLEQLDADLKAYGLTTTRIPAGEMLETGERVRFELPSGHLIELYAEMTSVGNGAGLVNPAPWTQAREHGIGPVRLDHALMYGPNIAEVQKIFTEVLGFYLVERVLTPDGQGNAAIWLSCSHKVHDIAFAEYPEPGKLHHCSFLMESWEQVLRAGDIMSMNLVNVDIGPTRHGVTRGCTIYAWDPSGNRFETFMGGYQPYPDYEPITWTFDNFGQGLDYPQRKLHETFLTVVT, encoded by the coding sequence ATGGCGATGACAGGTGTGCTGCGGCCGGGCCATGCCCAGGTCCGTGTACTGAACCTCGAAGAAAGCGTCCTCTTCTACCGCGACGTGCTGGGCCTGGTGGAAACCGGGCGCGATGCGCAGGGCCGCGTCTACTTCAAGTGCTGGGACGAGCGCGATCACCACAGCTATGTGATCCGCGAGGCGGACAGCGCCGGCATCGACTTCTTCGGCTTCAAGGTGTTGGACAAGGCCACCCTCGAGCAACTCGACGCCGACCTCAAGGCCTACGGCCTGACCACCACCCGCATCCCGGCCGGCGAGATGCTGGAAACCGGCGAGCGCGTGCGCTTTGAACTGCCCTCCGGCCACCTGATCGAGCTGTACGCCGAGATGACCTCAGTCGGCAACGGCGCCGGTCTGGTCAACCCGGCGCCCTGGACCCAGGCGCGCGAGCATGGCATCGGCCCGGTACGCCTCGATCACGCCCTGATGTACGGGCCGAACATCGCCGAGGTGCAGAAGATCTTCACTGAGGTGCTGGGCTTCTACCTGGTCGAGCGCGTGCTCACCCCCGACGGTCAGGGCAACGCGGCGATCTGGCTGTCCTGCTCGCACAAGGTCCACGACATCGCCTTCGCCGAATACCCGGAGCCGGGCAAGCTGCACCACTGCTCGTTCCTGATGGAGAGCTGGGAGCAGGTGCTGCGCGCCGGCGACATCATGTCGATGAATCTGGTCAACGTCGACATCGGCCCGACCCGCCACGGCGTCACCCGTGGCTGCACCATCTACGCCTGGGACCCCTCGGGCAACCGCTTCGAGACCTTCATGGGCGGCTACCAGCCGTACCCGGACTACGAGCCGATCACCTGGACCTTCGACAACTTCGGCCAGGGACTCGACTACCCGCAGCGCAAGCTGCACGAAACCTTCCTCACCGTAGTGACCTGA
- a CDS encoding sigma 54-interacting transcriptional regulator yields MGGQRLIERFNLRSRLRFDIHNGQIWLDESRMLLLHAKALGALRRELFDSLGAKRARGLLFRIGFAAGQQDADLASKLLGAGDNFDVFQIGPVLHAFEGLVKSTVTEAQIDWEQGSFFGEVECTNSWEAESHLQQFGTGDEVACWSMSGYASGYTSRFFKRFIVFKETQCTCRGDHHCVMVGKPAEAWGDDPYLEYCRPTEADTSFQDLQQELWQLRGRQREQLPPGRLVGSSPAFRTAFDLLSKAARSPITVLLLGETGVGKEVFAQWLHENSDRAAQPFVAVNCAAIPNDLIESELFGVQKGAFTGAQQSRPGRFERADGGTLFLDELGDLSPSAQVKLLRVLQTGEVERLGDDKSRKVNVRLVAATNVNLQRAIAEGRFRADLYYRLATYPVAIPPLRERKADIPILVTALLEKYAPVYHKHLKGPTDRALQALMAYDWPGNVRELENLIERAVLLAPSGGQIELEHLFAGSTPATPPGAPVDRQGQVGNVREARREQLYETLLDDDFDLQAHENRLLELAVRRASGNLTHAARLLGITRRQLAYRLKQAGGEAGACAQEASS; encoded by the coding sequence CGAGACTGCGCTTCGACATCCACAACGGCCAGATCTGGCTGGACGAGAGCCGCATGCTCCTGCTCCACGCCAAGGCCCTCGGCGCGCTGCGCCGCGAGCTGTTCGACTCGCTCGGCGCCAAGCGGGCCCGCGGCCTGCTGTTCCGCATCGGCTTCGCGGCCGGCCAGCAGGATGCCGACCTGGCCTCCAAGCTGCTCGGCGCGGGCGACAACTTCGACGTGTTCCAGATCGGCCCGGTGCTGCACGCCTTCGAGGGCCTGGTCAAGTCCACCGTCACCGAGGCGCAGATCGACTGGGAGCAGGGCAGCTTCTTCGGCGAGGTGGAGTGCACCAACTCCTGGGAAGCCGAGTCCCACCTGCAGCAGTTCGGCACCGGCGACGAGGTCGCCTGCTGGAGCATGTCCGGCTATGCCTCCGGCTACACCAGCCGCTTCTTCAAACGCTTCATCGTGTTCAAGGAAACCCAGTGCACCTGCCGCGGCGACCACCACTGCGTGATGGTCGGCAAGCCGGCGGAAGCCTGGGGCGACGATCCCTACCTCGAATACTGCCGGCCGACCGAGGCCGACACCTCGTTCCAGGACCTGCAGCAGGAACTCTGGCAGTTGCGCGGCCGCCAGCGCGAGCAGCTGCCGCCCGGGCGCCTGGTCGGCAGCTCGCCGGCCTTCCGCACCGCCTTCGACCTGCTCAGCAAGGCGGCGCGCAGCCCGATCACCGTGCTGCTGCTCGGCGAGACCGGCGTCGGCAAGGAAGTCTTCGCCCAGTGGCTGCACGAGAACAGCGACCGCGCCGCCCAGCCGTTCGTGGCGGTCAACTGCGCGGCGATCCCCAACGACCTGATCGAGTCCGAGCTGTTCGGCGTGCAGAAGGGCGCCTTCACCGGCGCCCAGCAGTCGCGCCCCGGCCGCTTCGAGCGCGCCGACGGCGGCACCCTGTTCCTCGACGAGCTGGGCGACCTGTCGCCCTCGGCGCAGGTCAAGCTGCTGCGCGTGCTGCAGACCGGCGAGGTGGAGCGCCTGGGCGACGACAAGAGCCGCAAGGTCAACGTGCGCCTGGTGGCAGCCACCAACGTCAACCTGCAGCGGGCCATCGCCGAGGGGCGCTTCCGCGCCGACCTCTACTACCGGCTGGCCACCTACCCGGTGGCGATCCCGCCGCTGCGCGAGCGCAAGGCGGACATCCCGATCCTGGTCACCGCGCTGCTGGAGAAGTACGCCCCGGTCTACCACAAGCACCTCAAGGGCCCCACCGACCGCGCCCTGCAGGCGCTGATGGCCTACGACTGGCCGGGCAACGTGCGCGAGCTGGAGAACCTCATCGAACGCGCCGTGCTGCTGGCGCCCTCGGGCGGGCAGATCGAGCTGGAGCACCTGTTCGCCGGCAGCACGCCGGCGACACCGCCCGGCGCCCCCGTCGATCGCCAGGGTCAGGTGGGCAACGTCAGGGAGGCGAGGCGCGAGCAGCTCTACGAGACCCTGCTCGACGACGACTTCGACCTGCAGGCCCACGAGAACCGCCTGCTGGAGCTGGCCGTGCGCCGCGCCAGCGGCAACCTCACCCACGCCGCGCGCCTGCTCGGCATCACCCGCCGGCAGCTGGCCTATCGACTGAAGCAGGCGGGCGGCGAGGCGGGGGCGTGCGCGCAGGAAGCCAGCAGCTGA
- a CDS encoding PaaI family thioesterase, which translates to MASKEEIAAFIATEFPQTKCMVEKVGDGGATVWHPVGHDELRPGGTVSGPVLMSIADVALYVAILGEIGMVPMAVTTNLTANFLRKPSGEKNIVGVCKLIKVGKTLVVGEVSLYSEGSEDAVAHVVGTYSIPPRRE; encoded by the coding sequence ATGGCCAGCAAAGAAGAAATCGCCGCGTTCATCGCCACCGAGTTCCCGCAGACCAAGTGCATGGTGGAGAAGGTCGGCGACGGCGGCGCCACGGTCTGGCACCCGGTCGGTCACGACGAGCTGCGCCCCGGCGGCACGGTTTCCGGGCCGGTGCTGATGAGCATCGCCGACGTCGCCCTGTACGTGGCGATCCTCGGCGAGATCGGCATGGTGCCGATGGCGGTGACCACCAACCTGACCGCCAACTTCCTGCGCAAGCCGTCGGGAGAGAAGAACATCGTCGGCGTCTGCAAGTTGATCAAGGTCGGCAAGACGCTGGTGGTCGGCGAGGTCTCGCTGTACTCGGAAGGCTCGGAGGATGCGGTGGCGCACGTGGTCGGCACCTACTCGATCCCGCCGCGCCGGGAGTGA